One Ruficoccus amylovorans DNA window includes the following coding sequences:
- the uvrA gene encoding excinuclease ABC subunit UvrA produces MGTFDSIRLRGVRQNNLKGFDLDLPLGKLICVTGLSGTGKSSLVFETLHAEGQRRYVETFSPYTRQFLEMLDRPEVDAIENIRPSIAIEQSNTVKTSRSTVGTMTELCDYFKVWFCHVSQLHDPDTGEIIEDDNPASIWKKALVAWPGQEVLLTFKIDKPEKLVWPDILGPVSAQGYTRLIAGGGVTRIENFDTNFTDQSVHVVADKLKLADASRARFLEAAAQALHFGQGELFLFSAKGSQAAELGHFSEGLHSPATGKRYRPARAGLFSFNSPIGACPKCRGFGRVIEIDYRLVIPDTTLSIEDGAIRAFQGQVYSESLRDLVARAKKKGVPTNLPWADMSETDRQWVMEGEPDYEWDGAGSSRKWYGVKRFFDWLESTTYKMHVRVFLSKFRSYTTCPECHGSRLVPEAMNWKWHGHTLPELYQIPVSDLLERIEQHAPVRKKSSGNGRAHQSELAHEAILTRLRYLNEVGLGYLTLDRASRTLSGGEVERVNLTTCLGTALVDTLFVLDEPSVGLHSRDIDRLVSILRRLTDAGNTVVVVEHDEAVMRAADQLIELGPEPGSGGGQIVFQGTPAQIYKDKKSLTGGYLSGRLCIDPPTTLRSVKDAPRLSFKAARKHNLRGLDVEIPLGRFVALSGVSGSGKSTLLNNVIHQGLLAKRGKMADDPAEITAIAGDESLSDIVLVDQSPVSKTPRSNAALYCEAWDDIRQQFARTETAQAAGLTASHFSFNSGQGRCEHCQGLGYERIEMQFLADVFVPCPVCEGKRFKPEVLAIRWNGKSVSDVLALDVNEAITFFAERARIVSRLRSLADVGLGYLTLGQPLNTLSGGECQRLKLVKYLARAGEENALLLLDEPTTGLHRDDVKRLITVLQKLVDAGHSLVVIEHQLDMLRCADWLIELGPEAGSGGGQVIFQGTPAQMLKASTTTSPFLKELCSGKINTRPKSKAASGKTKSRAKKSGPASGQLRILGAREHNLRNLDLSIPQHAFNVVTGVSGSGKSSLAFDIVFAEGQRRFMESMSAYARQFVEQLQRPDIDDLSGVQPTVAIEQRVTRGSRKSTVATITEVAQYLRLLTAKVGVQHSPVTGEPLVAMSRPALRKKFRETLSSRQAANGRALYLCAPVVRARKGHHEPLANWARDHGFTLMRCDGELVELDKFQKLDRYREHDIELVWELDPANEEAAAKLLGEALKHGKGACFILSTRDGILSWFSTTRTDPATGEAYPELDPKHFSWNSAKGWCPACHGYGRIFSWMHDHEDFQEVPEDADDGEPCPTCEGTRLNPVSRSVLIDTASGKLSLPQLLALPPQRLLETLRTLRLDTRGKRIAREIVPEVEERLKFMDRVGLGYLCLDRATNTLSGGEAQRIRLAAQLGSNLSGVLYVLDEPSIGLHARDNDELIRSLLTLRDKGNTLLVVEHDDDTMRAADNIIDLGPGAGIHGGRLLAEGPYDKIIKNPDSLTGQYLKDGIAHPLRGAYRALPKKWTPRSKTADWLVLRKPALRNLKGEDLRLPLARLIMVCGISGAGKSTLMRGLLKPAVEIAIAKKSARLTGADLALPCQDLVNGNAFRAVIEVDQEPIGKTPRSTPATYIGAFDIIRQFFASLPEAKIHGYTAGHFSFNTKGGRCETCQGAGRIKLEMSFLPDQYVPCEDCHGTRYGPELADIRWNGKTIADVLAMSFEEAAEFFSFHSRLSDMLGLMVETGLGYLTLGQSSPTLSGGEAQRLKLVSELSTGLPSFKEKSRGLLRRNLYLLEEPTIGLHMSDCERLIELLHRLVEQGHTVAVIEHNLDLIAEADYVVEVGPEGGESGGHILYQGALPGLLKTKSSPTAPYLKEKL; encoded by the coding sequence ATGGGTACTTTCGACTCCATCCGCCTGCGCGGCGTCCGTCAGAACAATTTAAAGGGTTTCGACCTCGACCTGCCGCTGGGCAAGCTCATCTGCGTCACCGGGCTGAGCGGGACCGGCAAGTCCTCCCTCGTCTTCGAGACGCTCCACGCCGAGGGCCAGCGCCGCTATGTCGAGACCTTCTCGCCCTACACCCGGCAGTTCCTCGAAATGCTCGACCGCCCCGAGGTGGACGCCATCGAGAACATCCGCCCCTCCATCGCCATCGAGCAGAGCAACACGGTCAAAACTTCCCGCTCGACCGTCGGCACCATGACCGAGCTGTGCGACTACTTCAAGGTCTGGTTCTGCCACGTCAGCCAACTCCATGACCCCGACACCGGCGAGATCATCGAGGACGACAATCCTGCCTCCATCTGGAAAAAAGCCCTCGTCGCCTGGCCCGGCCAGGAAGTCCTCTTAACCTTTAAAATCGACAAGCCGGAAAAACTCGTCTGGCCCGACATCCTCGGCCCGGTCTCCGCCCAGGGCTACACCCGCCTCATCGCGGGGGGCGGAGTTACCCGTATCGAAAATTTCGATACAAATTTTACCGACCAAAGCGTCCACGTCGTGGCCGACAAGCTCAAGCTCGCCGACGCATCCCGCGCGCGCTTCCTCGAAGCCGCCGCGCAGGCGCTCCATTTCGGGCAGGGCGAGTTGTTCCTGTTTTCCGCCAAAGGCTCACAAGCCGCCGAGCTGGGGCACTTTTCCGAGGGCCTGCACTCCCCCGCCACCGGCAAGCGCTACCGCCCCGCCCGCGCCGGGCTTTTCTCCTTCAATTCCCCCATCGGCGCCTGCCCCAAGTGCCGGGGCTTCGGGCGCGTGATCGAGATAGACTACCGCCTTGTCATCCCCGACACCACGCTCTCCATCGAGGACGGCGCCATCCGCGCCTTTCAGGGGCAGGTTTACAGCGAGAGCCTGCGCGACCTCGTCGCCCGCGCGAAAAAGAAAGGCGTCCCCACCAACCTCCCGTGGGCCGACATGTCCGAGACCGACCGCCAATGGGTCATGGAGGGCGAGCCCGACTACGAGTGGGACGGGGCCGGAAGCTCGCGCAAGTGGTACGGCGTAAAGCGTTTTTTCGACTGGCTCGAAAGCACCACCTACAAGATGCATGTGCGGGTGTTTCTCTCAAAATTCCGCTCCTACACGACCTGTCCGGAGTGCCACGGCTCGCGGCTCGTCCCCGAGGCCATGAACTGGAAGTGGCACGGCCATACCCTGCCCGAGCTTTACCAGATCCCCGTCTCCGATCTGCTGGAGCGGATCGAGCAACATGCGCCGGTCCGGAAAAAATCCAGCGGTAACGGCCGCGCCCACCAGTCCGAGCTGGCACACGAGGCCATCCTCACCCGCCTGCGCTACCTGAACGAAGTCGGTCTGGGCTACCTCACGCTCGACCGCGCCAGCCGCACGCTCTCCGGCGGTGAGGTTGAGCGCGTCAACCTCACCACCTGCCTCGGCACCGCGCTGGTGGACACGCTCTTCGTCCTCGACGAGCCCTCCGTCGGCCTGCACTCGCGCGACATCGACCGGCTCGTCTCCATCCTGCGCCGCCTGACCGACGCGGGAAACACCGTCGTCGTGGTCGAGCATGACGAGGCCGTCATGCGCGCCGCCGACCAGTTAATCGAGCTCGGCCCCGAACCAGGTTCCGGCGGCGGTCAAATTGTCTTCCAAGGGACGCCCGCGCAGATTTACAAAGACAAAAAAAGTCTCACCGGAGGCTACCTGTCCGGGCGCCTGTGTATTGATCCTCCCACTACACTCCGCTCCGTCAAAGACGCGCCCCGGCTTTCATTCAAGGCCGCCCGCAAGCACAACCTGCGCGGCCTCGATGTGGAGATCCCGCTCGGGCGTTTCGTCGCCTTGAGCGGCGTCAGCGGCTCGGGCAAGTCCACCCTCTTGAACAACGTCATCCATCAGGGCCTGCTCGCCAAGCGCGGCAAGATGGCCGACGACCCGGCGGAAATCACCGCTATCGCCGGAGACGAATCCCTGAGCGACATCGTGCTGGTGGACCAGTCGCCGGTCAGCAAGACACCGCGCTCGAACGCTGCCCTCTACTGCGAAGCCTGGGACGACATCCGCCAGCAGTTCGCCCGCACCGAGACCGCGCAGGCCGCCGGGCTGACCGCCTCCCATTTCTCCTTCAACAGCGGCCAGGGGCGATGCGAGCATTGCCAGGGCCTCGGCTACGAGCGCATCGAGATGCAGTTCCTGGCCGATGTTTTCGTCCCCTGCCCGGTCTGCGAAGGCAAACGTTTCAAGCCCGAAGTTCTCGCCATCCGCTGGAACGGAAAGAGCGTCTCCGACGTGCTCGCGCTCGATGTCAACGAGGCGATCACTTTCTTCGCCGAGCGGGCGCGCATCGTCAGTCGACTGCGCTCACTGGCCGATGTGGGACTGGGCTACCTCACACTCGGCCAGCCGCTCAACACCCTCTCCGGCGGCGAGTGCCAGCGGCTCAAGCTGGTCAAATACCTCGCCCGCGCCGGGGAGGAAAACGCGCTCCTGCTGCTCGACGAGCCGACCACCGGCCTGCACCGCGACGACGTGAAACGCCTTATTACCGTTCTTCAAAAACTGGTCGATGCCGGGCATAGCCTTGTCGTGATCGAGCACCAGCTCGACATGCTCCGCTGTGCCGACTGGTTGATCGAGCTCGGCCCTGAGGCCGGTTCCGGCGGCGGGCAGGTCATTTTCCAGGGAACCCCAGCACAGATGCTAAAAGCATCCACCACCACTAGCCCCTTCCTCAAAGAGCTGTGTAGTGGAAAAATAAATACAAGGCCAAAGTCCAAAGCAGCTTCCGGTAAAACAAAATCCCGTGCCAAAAAATCCGGCCCGGCCAGCGGCCAGCTACGCATCCTCGGCGCGCGCGAGCACAACCTGCGCAACCTTGACCTGTCCATCCCGCAGCACGCCTTCAACGTCGTGACCGGTGTCAGCGGATCGGGCAAGTCCTCGCTCGCCTTTGACATCGTGTTCGCCGAGGGGCAGCGGCGCTTCATGGAGTCGATGTCGGCCTACGCCCGGCAATTCGTGGAGCAACTCCAGCGCCCTGACATTGACGACCTGAGTGGCGTCCAGCCGACCGTGGCCATCGAGCAGCGCGTGACTCGCGGCAGCCGCAAGTCCACCGTCGCCACTATCACCGAAGTCGCACAGTACCTGCGCCTGCTCACCGCCAAGGTCGGCGTGCAGCACAGCCCCGTCACCGGCGAGCCGCTTGTGGCCATGTCACGCCCGGCCCTGCGCAAAAAGTTCCGCGAAACGCTTTCCTCCAGACAGGCAGCGAATGGTCGCGCCCTTTACTTGTGCGCCCCGGTCGTCCGCGCCCGCAAGGGGCACCACGAGCCGCTGGCCAACTGGGCCCGCGACCACGGTTTTACCCTCATGCGCTGCGACGGCGAGCTGGTCGAACTGGACAAATTCCAAAAACTCGACCGCTACCGCGAGCACGACATCGAACTGGTCTGGGAACTGGACCCGGCAAACGAGGAAGCCGCCGCCAAGCTTCTGGGCGAGGCGCTCAAGCACGGCAAAGGCGCCTGCTTCATCCTCAGCACACGCGACGGTATTTTGTCATGGTTTTCCACGACAAGGACCGACCCCGCCACGGGCGAGGCCTACCCGGAGTTGGACCCGAAGCATTTTTCCTGGAACTCGGCCAAGGGCTGGTGCCCGGCCTGCCACGGCTACGGGCGTATTTTTTCCTGGATGCACGACCATGAAGATTTCCAGGAAGTGCCGGAGGATGCCGACGACGGCGAGCCTTGCCCGACCTGCGAAGGCACACGCCTGAACCCGGTCAGCCGTTCCGTGCTGATCGACACAGCCTCCGGCAAACTCTCCCTGCCGCAACTGCTCGCCCTTCCCCCGCAGCGCCTGCTGGAAACTCTCCGCACGCTCCGGCTCGACACCCGCGGCAAGCGTATCGCCCGCGAGATCGTGCCCGAGGTCGAGGAGCGGTTGAAGTTCATGGACCGCGTGGGGCTGGGCTATCTCTGCCTCGACCGTGCGACGAACACTCTCTCCGGCGGCGAAGCCCAGCGCATCCGCCTCGCCGCTCAGCTCGGCTCCAATCTTTCCGGCGTGCTCTACGTGCTGGACGAACCGTCCATCGGCCTGCACGCCCGCGACAACGACGAGTTGATCCGCTCCCTTCTGACCCTCCGGGACAAGGGTAACACCCTGCTCGTAGTCGAGCACGACGACGACACCATGCGCGCCGCCGACAACATCATCGACCTCGGCCCCGGCGCGGGCATCCACGGTGGCCGCCTGCTGGCCGAGGGGCCTTATGACAAAATAATTAAAAACCCGGACTCACTCACCGGGCAATACTTGAAGGACGGCATCGCCCACCCGCTGCGCGGCGCTTACCGGGCGTTGCCGAAGAAGTGGACGCCCCGGTCCAAGACGGCGGACTGGCTTGTCCTGCGCAAGCCCGCCCTGCGCAACCTCAAGGGCGAGGACCTTCGCCTGCCACTGGCCCGGCTCATCATGGTCTGCGGTATCTCCGGCGCGGGCAAATCCACCCTCATGCGCGGCCTGCTCAAGCCCGCTGTCGAAATCGCCATTGCCAAAAAATCCGCCCGCCTCACCGGCGCGGACCTTGCGCTGCCCTGCCAGGACCTTGTCAACGGCAACGCCTTCCGAGCCGTCATCGAAGTGGATCAGGAACCCATCGGCAAAACCCCGCGCTCGACTCCGGCCACCTACATCGGGGCTTTCGACATCATCCGGCAGTTTTTCGCCTCGCTGCCAGAGGCTAAAATCCACGGCTACACCGCGGGACATTTTTCCTTCAACACCAAGGGCGGGCGCTGCGAAACCTGCCAGGGCGCGGGCCGGATCAAGCTGGAGATGAGTTTCCTGCCCGACCAGTACGTGCCCTGCGAGGATTGCCACGGCACCCGCTACGGCCCCGAACTGGCCGACATCCGCTGGAACGGTAAAACCATCGCCGACGTGCTCGCCATGAGCTTCGAGGAGGCGGCGGAGTTTTTCAGCTTCCACAGCCGCCTTTCCGACATGCTCGGGCTGATGGTCGAGACCGGGCTGGGCTACCTCACACTCGGCCAGAGCAGCCCGACGCTTTCCGGCGGCGAGGCCCAGCGCCTGAAGCTCGTGAGCGAGCTTTCGACCGGCCTGCCCTCGTTCAAGGAAAAGTCGCGCGGCCTGCTCCGGCGCAATCTCTACCTGCTGGAAGAGCCGACCATCGGCCTGCACATGAGCGACTGCGAGCGACTGATAGAACTGCTGCACCGGCTGGTTGAGCAGGGCCACACCGTGGCCGTGATCGAGCACAACCTCGACCTCATCGCCGAGGCCGACTACGTGGTCGAGGTCGGCCCCGAAGGCGGCGAATCGGGCGGGCACATCCTGTATCAAGGCGCACTCCCCGGCCTGCTCAAAACCAAGTCCAGCCCTACTGCCCCCTATCTCAAAGAGAAACTGTAA
- a CDS encoding TetR/AcrR family transcriptional regulator, with translation MKRNRAHTEERIAQAAVDLILQGGFHELGINHVAARSGVDKVLIYRYFKGLDGLMEHIAANTDFFPPAATLFPEEATGDLSDFVNNYRKALQSRPLTRVLLAWRTTADNPLTRAVSEHRQHFWREVEDFAHPAGEADRAFLGCLRPVLEDSVPESDVFVALAHFSYAPAVPAEARSRAREQATATATPEEELPTNLL, from the coding sequence ATGAAGCGAAACCGCGCCCATACCGAAGAACGCATTGCACAGGCTGCGGTGGACCTGATCCTTCAGGGCGGTTTCCACGAATTGGGGATTAACCATGTCGCCGCCCGTTCCGGCGTGGACAAGGTACTCATTTACCGCTACTTCAAGGGCCTTGACGGCCTCATGGAACACATCGCCGCCAACACGGACTTCTTTCCGCCTGCGGCCACCCTCTTCCCCGAAGAGGCAACCGGCGACCTCAGCGACTTCGTCAACAACTACCGCAAAGCCCTCCAGTCACGCCCACTGACGCGCGTGCTCCTGGCCTGGCGCACCACCGCTGACAACCCGCTCACCCGCGCCGTCAGCGAGCATCGCCAGCACTTCTGGCGCGAGGTTGAGGACTTCGCCCACCCGGCGGGCGAGGCCGACCGCGCCTTCCTCGGCTGCCTGCGCCCCGTGCTGGAGGACAGTGTCCCCGAGTCCGACGTATTCGTCGCCCTGGCCCATTTCTCCTACGCCCCCGCGGTCCCCGCCGAAGCCCGCTCCCGCGCCCGCGAACAAGCCACCGCCACCGCAACCCCCGAAGAGGAGCTTCCGACCAACCTGCTGTAG
- a CDS encoding acetolactate synthase yields MAAKTIQNPGSEAVRQFSIFADNKVGRLNDIIMMLASHDVHIMSVTSVDTTDNVIIRLIVDYWEQARDFFHEQGFAFSLNEVIVAEINTEQDLKKVTCALVQAEINIHYAYPMLTRPGGKSGLVMRLEDNELAADVLNRNGIRVLNHTDIAR; encoded by the coding sequence ATGGCGGCGAAGACGATTCAGAACCCCGGCAGCGAGGCCGTACGGCAATTTTCCATATTCGCGGACAACAAGGTGGGCCGCCTCAACGACATCATCATGATGCTCGCCTCGCACGACGTGCACATCATGTCCGTCACCTCCGTCGATACGACCGACAACGTTATCATCCGGCTCATCGTCGATTACTGGGAGCAGGCCCGCGATTTCTTCCACGAGCAGGGCTTCGCCTTTTCGCTCAACGAAGTAATCGTGGCCGAGATCAACACCGAGCAAGACCTGAAAAAAGTCACCTGCGCCCTCGTCCAGGCCGAGATCAACATCCACTACGCCTACCCGATGCTGACCCGCCCCGGTGGCAAGAGCGGGCTGGTCATGCGCCTGGAAGACAATGAGCTGGCCGCCGACGTGCTCAACCGCAATGGCATCCGCGTCCTCAACCACACCGACATCGCCCGCTGA
- a CDS encoding aldo/keto reductase yields MSYVPAADRYEKTAYARCGRSGLKLPRVSLGLWHNFGGVDVEENARAMILHAFDRGITHFDLANNYGPPPGSAEETFGRVLRRDLSRWRDELVISTKAGYHMWEGPYGEWGSRKYLLSSLDQSLGRMGLDYVDIFYSHRPDPETPLEETMGALATAVQSGRALYVGVSNYSAAQTREATRLLREWKVPCLIHQPRYSLFDRWIEPELCPVLEEEGIGCIVFSPLAQGMLTGRYLDGVPRDSRAGGPSVFLKEERVREMLPKIQALNELAQARGQSLAQFAIAWVLRRPVVTSALIGASRPAQIDDCLGALEAPAFTDEELAAIERILAA; encoded by the coding sequence ATGAGCTATGTCCCCGCCGCCGACCGCTACGAAAAAACCGCGTACGCCCGTTGCGGGCGTTCAGGACTGAAGTTACCCCGGGTTTCGCTCGGGCTGTGGCATAATTTCGGAGGCGTCGATGTGGAGGAAAACGCCCGCGCCATGATCCTGCACGCCTTTGACCGTGGGATTACGCACTTCGACCTGGCCAACAATTACGGGCCGCCGCCGGGCTCGGCGGAGGAGACCTTCGGGCGGGTGTTGCGCCGGGATCTGTCCCGCTGGCGCGACGAACTGGTCATCTCGACCAAGGCCGGTTATCACATGTGGGAAGGGCCTTACGGGGAATGGGGCTCGCGCAAGTACCTGCTCTCCAGCCTCGACCAGAGCCTTGGGCGTATGGGGCTCGACTATGTGGATATCTTTTACTCCCACCGCCCTGATCCCGAGACGCCGCTGGAGGAGACGATGGGTGCGCTGGCCACTGCCGTCCAGAGCGGGCGGGCGCTCTATGTGGGCGTTTCCAATTACAGTGCCGCGCAGACCCGCGAGGCGACCCGCCTCCTGCGCGAGTGGAAAGTCCCGTGCCTGATTCACCAGCCGCGTTACAGCCTCTTTGACCGCTGGATCGAGCCCGAGCTATGCCCGGTGCTGGAGGAGGAGGGGATCGGTTGCATCGTTTTCAGCCCGCTGGCGCAGGGGATGCTGACCGGGCGCTACCTCGACGGCGTGCCGCGGGATTCGCGGGCGGGTGGTCCGAGTGTTTTTCTCAAAGAGGAGCGCGTGCGCGAGATGCTTCCCAAAATCCAGGCTCTCAACGAGCTTGCCCAGGCCCGTGGGCAAAGTCTGGCTCAGTTCGCCATCGCCTGGGTGTTGCGGCGGCCGGTCGTCACGTCCGCGCTCATCGGGGCGAGTCGTCCGGCGCAGATCGACGATTGCCTCGGCGCGCTGGAGGCCCCGGCCTTCACGGACGAGGAACTCGCCGCTATTGAGCGGATTCTGGCGGCTTAA
- a CDS encoding endonuclease/exonuclease/phosphatase family protein, protein MAKTLKLLTFNIAHGRGLSLYQGFHSERVIRRNLSRIAQLLNDSGADIVALQEVDERSHWNKNLNLARLIQEESGFGYAQIGVNNRREGGKPLAYGNAILSRHPVHFWENNPFGSATLGEKGFIYAEVDVDGHHIPVINLHLDFRSRKRRIWQVERIVQYMRQRPCPRRGDGMVAPIICGDFNSGSSPDGDAVNHLFQTVLEHGDYQLYPTDAKTFPTYWPRKAIDFVFVPEPYRVVGEEVRKSYLSDHLPVLVEFEIAPGE, encoded by the coding sequence GTGGCCAAGACGCTTAAACTGCTGACCTTTAACATCGCGCACGGGCGTGGGCTTTCGCTCTACCAGGGGTTCCACTCCGAGCGGGTCATCCGCCGCAACCTGTCCCGCATCGCGCAACTGCTCAACGACAGCGGCGCGGACATCGTGGCCTTGCAGGAGGTCGATGAACGCTCCCACTGGAACAAGAACCTCAACCTGGCCCGGCTGATTCAGGAGGAGAGCGGTTTCGGCTACGCCCAGATCGGGGTCAACAACCGCCGCGAGGGCGGCAAGCCCCTGGCCTACGGCAATGCCATCCTCTCGCGTCACCCGGTGCATTTTTGGGAGAACAATCCCTTCGGCAGCGCCACCTTGGGTGAGAAGGGGTTCATCTACGCCGAAGTGGACGTGGACGGGCACCACATCCCCGTGATCAACCTGCATCTGGACTTCCGCTCGCGCAAACGCCGGATCTGGCAGGTCGAGCGTATCGTCCAGTACATGCGACAGCGGCCTTGCCCGCGCCGGGGCGACGGGATGGTCGCGCCGATCATTTGCGGCGACTTCAACAGCGGCTCCTCCCCGGACGGCGACGCTGTGAATCACCTTTTCCAGACCGTGCTTGAGCACGGCGACTACCAGCTTTATCCGACAGACGCCAAGACCTTCCCGACCTACTGGCCGCGCAAGGCGATTGACTTCGTGTTCGTGCCGGAGCCGTACCGGGTCGTCGGCGAGGAGGTGCGCAAATCCTACCTCTCCGACCATCTGCCCGTGCTGGTCGAGTTCGAGATCGCCCCCGGCGAGTAG
- a CDS encoding MFS transporter, which translates to MPSAFPNARLLTWLSYGAMMSLSIGINLLPVFLTTLSRLYGGEEGLSQEQLGRLGASVFGGLVIGIVITGPLADRFGAKPFALLGNLFIAVSLVGMALAPSYALLGVTFFFLGLGSGILDMILSPIVAALNPDKLASSMNLLHSFYCVGAIVTVMIGTLALGFDLGWAGACYLLLPLPLVLLTAFSLLRFPSLIAEGGRRMPLRQLLRRRWFGLALIAIFLGGATELGIAQWLPAYAEISLGYSTEFAGLCLLLFSLAMSLGRMIIGAIGNRVTPITLMVWSCSSSVVLFIIGCFFPVPWVALTACILVGFTGSCLWPTTLAITANHYPNGGASMFALLAALGNAGGIFMPWVVGAVADLSSLSWGISVSLLAPLLMLPLLRAMRKHPT; encoded by the coding sequence ATGCCCTCCGCTTTTCCCAATGCCCGCCTGCTGACCTGGCTCAGCTATGGCGCGATGATGAGCCTGTCTATCGGGATTAATCTGCTGCCGGTCTTTCTCACCACGCTGAGCCGTCTCTATGGCGGTGAGGAAGGGCTCAGCCAGGAACAGCTCGGGCGGTTGGGTGCGTCTGTCTTCGGGGGGCTGGTGATTGGCATCGTCATTACCGGACCACTGGCTGATCGCTTCGGGGCGAAGCCCTTCGCGTTGCTCGGTAACCTGTTCATCGCCGTCAGCCTGGTCGGGATGGCACTGGCACCGAGCTACGCGCTGCTCGGGGTGACGTTCTTTTTCCTCGGGCTGGGCTCGGGTATTCTGGACATGATCCTGAGCCCGATCGTGGCCGCGCTCAACCCGGACAAGCTCGCCTCCTCGATGAACCTGCTCCACTCCTTTTACTGCGTGGGGGCAATCGTGACTGTCATGATCGGCACGCTGGCGCTGGGCTTTGACCTCGGCTGGGCCGGAGCCTGCTACCTGCTCCTTCCGCTGCCGCTGGTGCTGCTGACAGCCTTCAGCCTGCTTCGCTTCCCCTCCCTCATCGCCGAAGGCGGCCGGCGCATGCCCCTGCGCCAGCTTCTGCGGCGGCGCTGGTTCGGGCTGGCTCTTATCGCGATTTTTCTGGGAGGGGCGACGGAGCTGGGCATCGCCCAGTGGCTGCCCGCCTACGCGGAAATTTCCCTCGGCTACTCGACCGAATTCGCCGGGCTGTGCCTGCTGCTGTTTTCGCTGGCCATGTCACTGGGCCGCATGATTATCGGGGCCATCGGCAACCGCGTCACCCCGATCACGCTGATGGTCTGGAGTTGTTCCTCCTCCGTCGTGCTTTTTATCATCGGCTGCTTTTTCCCGGTGCCGTGGGTCGCACTGACCGCCTGTATTCTGGTCGGCTTCACGGGGAGCTGCCTGTGGCCTACGACCCTCGCCATCACTGCCAACCACTACCCCAACGGCGGAGCCAGCATGTTTGCCCTTCTGGCCGCGTTGGGAAACGCGGGCGGGATTTTCATGCCCTGGGTCGTCGGGGCGGTCGCCGACCTTTCCAGCCTGAGCTGGGGTATTTCGGTTTCCCTGTTGGCCCCGCTGCTCATGCTCCCCCTGCTGCGTGCCATGCGCAAGCACCCGACCTGA